One Larus michahellis chromosome 11, bLarMic1.1, whole genome shotgun sequence genomic region harbors:
- the LOC141749778 gene encoding protocadherin-10-like: MGAEAGCGRGQLFLRSLLFLLLAGPPAPRPASGQLRYAVPEELEHGAFVANLGEDLGLDVSTLSARRFRIVSRAGARQHLEVNLENGILFVNERIDREEVCEAGGTCLLHLQLLVESPLELYRVEVEVLDINDHAPTFPWQEYVLEVAESAVLGARFPLESAQDPDVGTNSVHTYRLSPNGFFSLEVQTRSDASKFAELVLERALDREQQRAHRVLLTALDGGVPERSGTAHILVTVLDANDNVPAFDQPSYGVSLPEDAPAGTLVIQLNATDLDEGPNGEIEYSFSGHAPPRVRDLFHIEPRSGQVLLKGPLDYERASLHELYVQAKDRGPSAVAVHCRVLVHLLDVNDNAPEVTLTSVSTPVLEDAPPGTVIAVISVLDRDSGDNGRVSCEVGPDVPFELRSSFRNYYTLVTTQALDREVVSEYNVSITARDMGSPALLTRSTLTVPVSDVNDNAPCFLQPSYSVYVMENNAPGASICSVSALDPDCQQNAYLSYSIADGHIHGMPVGTYVSINSDSGHMYALRSLDYEQIRSFQIQVQAQDAGFPPLSANVTVHIFVLDQNDNAPVIVSPMPRNGSVATELVPRSAGPGYLVGTVSAVDADAGLNSRLSYQLLQATDFTLFSLAPDTGELRTLRSFLEQDATRQRLLVQVRDGGQPALSATVSLLLSVVETMPQTLSDFSEFSLPPEASSSSPVTLYLLVSLGSISFTFLLAILILTAIRCRGEHRSHQGDGCSPPRCHCCPGSRPSSDSLKTSNLTAQPPTGTTAATCLDVPGGGPPGYCYKVCLGPESAQSDFMFLKPCSPPRNNEKDPGKRSRPGQHLQVSKQIKQPNMDWLPPSTQRLALKSSQSLEDVGEIRRALQKEHERLCTLVTPVSEFQKASVGTNSIWTPQYSSLYPGHIPALDYQHNVYIPGTPTLLSSKDGPLFLGRENKNSFSTFGKRKKMTTYCDMHDSVVINNDLK, encoded by the exons atgggggccGAGGCAGGCTGCGGGCGGGGACAGCTCTTCCTccgctccctcctcttcctcctgctggccgGGCCCCCCGCACCGCGCCCGGCGAGCGGGCAGCTGCGCTACGCCGTGCCCGAGGAGCTGGAGCACGGAGCCTTCGTGGCCAACCTGGGAGAGGACCTGGGGCTGGACGTGTCCACCCTGTCGGCACGGCGGTTCCGCATCGTGTCGCGGGCCGGGGCCAGGCAGCACCTGGAGGTGAACCTGGAGAATGGGATCCTCTTTGTGAACGAGCGGATCGACCGGGAGGAGGTGTGCGAGGCCGGGGGGACCTGCCTGCTCCACCTGCAGCTCCTCGTCGAGAGCCCGCTGGAGCTCTATCGTGTCGAGGTGGAGGTACTGGACATCAATGACCACGCGCCCACATTCCCCTGGCAAGAGTATGTGCTGGAGGTGGCCGAGTCTGCAGTGCTCGGTGCCCGCTTCCCACTGGAGAGCGCCCAGGATCCTGACGTGGGTACCAACTCGGTGCACACCTACCGGCTCAGCCCCAATGGTTTCTTTTCGCTCGAGGTGCAAACGCGCAGTGAtgccagcaagtttgcagagctggtgctggagcGCGCCCTCGACCGGGAGCAGCAACGCGCGCACCGGGTGCTGCTCACCGCTCTCGACGGCGGTGTCCCCGAGCGCTCAGGCACAGCTCACATCCTTGTCACCGTGCTGGATGCGAATGACAACGTGCCTGCCTTTGACCAGCCCTCGTACGGTGTGAGCCTTCCTGAGGATGCCCCTGCCGGCACCCTGGTCATCCAGCTCAATGCCACTGACCTGGATGAGGGCCCCAACGGAGAGATCGAGTACTCCTTCAGTGGGCATGCGCCACCACGTGTCCGGGACCTCTTCCACATAGAGCCCCGGAGTGGGCAGGTGCTGCTGAAGGGCCCTCTGGACTATGAGCGGGCAAGCCTCCATGAGCTCTACGTGCAAGCAAAGGACCGTGGGCCTTCGGCTGTGGCTGTGCACTGCCGAGTGCTTGTCCACCTCCTTGATGTGAATGACAACGCGCCAGAAGTGACCCTCACCTCAGTGTCCACACCTGTGCTGGAGGATGCCCCACCAGGCACCGTCATCGCTGTCATCAGTGTTCTGGACAGGGACTCTGGGGACAATGGGCGTGTGAGCTGCGAGGTCGGCCCCGACGTGCCCTTCGAGCTCCGTTCCTCCTTCCGCAACTACTACACGCTAGTCACCACGCAGGCGCTGGACCGGGAGGTTGTATCCGAGTACAACGTAAGCATCACGGCACGGGACATgggctcccctgccctgctgacCCGCAGCACCCTCACCGTCCCGGTGTCCGATGTGAACGACAATGCCCCATGCTTCCTCCAGCCCTCCTACAGCGTCTATGTGATGGAGAACAATGCGCCAGGTGCCTCCATCTGCTCCGTCAGCGCATTGGACCCTGACTGCCAACAAAACGCCTACCTGTCCTACTCCATTGCCGATGGGCACATCCATGGCATGCCTGTGGGCACCTACGTGTCTATCAATTCGGACAGCGGGCACATGTATGCCCTGCGCTCCCTCGATTATGAGCAGATCCGCAGCTTCCAGATCCAGGTGCAAGCACAGGATGCGGGTTTCCCGCCACTCAGCGCCAACGTCACCGTCCACATCTTTGTGCTGGACCAGAACGACAACGCTCCAGTCATCGTTTCCCCCATGCCGCGCAATGGCTCCGTGGCCACCGAGCTGGTGCCGCGATCAGCCGGGCCTGGCTACCTTGTGGGCACGGTGTCGGCAGTGGATGCGGATGCGGGGTTAAACTCACGCCTCTCCTACCAGCTCCTCCAGGCCACTGATTTCACCCTCTTCAGCTTGGCACCAGACACAGGTGAGCTGCGCACCCTCCGCTCCTTTCTAGAGCAGGATGCAACCCGGCAGCGGCTGTTGGTGCAGGTACGTGACGGTGGGCAGCCAGCCCTCTCAGCCACCGTGTCCCTCCTGCTTTCGGTGGTGGAGACCATGCCGCAGACTCTCTCTGACTTCAGCGAGTTCAGCCTCCCCCCAGAggcctcctcatcctccccggTCACTCTCTACCTCcttgtctccctgggctccatctccttcaccttccttctcgccatcctcatcctcacagCCATTCGGTGCCGTGGAGAGCACCGCTCCCACCAAGGCGATGGCTGCTCACCGCCCCGCTGCCACTGCTGCCCTGGGTCCAGACCCTCCTCTGACAGCCTGAAGACGTCCAACCTGACGGCGCAGCCCCCCACGGGGACCACGGCTGCCACTTGCCTCGATGTGCCCGGGGGTGGCCCCCCGGGCTACTGCTACAAGGTCTGCCTAGGTCCTGAGTCTGCCCAGAGCGACTTCATGTTCCTCAAACCCTGCAGCCCGCCCCGGAACAACGAGAAGGACCCTGGGAAGCGGTCCCGGCCAGGACAGCATCTCCAGGTCTCCAAGCAG ATCAAACAGCCCAACATGGACTGGCTGCCTCCAAGCACGCAGCGACTTGCTCTAAAGAG CTCCCAGAGCCTGGAGGACGTGGGGGAAATCCGCAGAGCCCTTCAGAAGGAGCACGAGAGGCTGTGCACGCTGGTGACCCCTGTCTCGG AGTTTCAGAAGGCCTCGGTAGGCACCAACAGCATCTGGACACCACAGTACAGCTCCTTGTACCCAGGGCACATCCCAGCCCTGGATTATCAGCACAATGTCTACATCCCCGGCACCCCTACTCTGCTTTCCAGCAAAGATGGGCCTCTCTTCCTAGGCCGGGAGAACAAGAACAGCTTCTCCACCTTTGgcaagaggaagaagatgacaaCTTACTGTGACATGCATGACAGTGTGGTTATCAACAACGACCTGAAATAA